One window of Brevibacillus choshinensis genomic DNA carries:
- a CDS encoding VOC family protein — protein MAKKRIDHVGMVVKDFEKAIEFYQTIVGFELKGKITHTNGIFQLAFLGFGNSDETELEIIHGYNDNLPSEGKVHHFAINVDNLEEEYERVSKLGAQFVDPEIVTLPNGYRYFFIFGPEGEWVEFLQR, from the coding sequence ATGGCGAAAAAGCGCATTGACCACGTAGGTATGGTCGTAAAAGATTTTGAGAAGGCCATCGAATTCTATCAAACGATTGTTGGCTTTGAACTGAAAGGCAAAATCACGCACACTAACGGAATCTTCCAACTGGCTTTTCTCGGCTTTGGCAACTCCGACGAGACGGAGCTGGAAATCATCCATGGCTATAACGACAATCTTCCTTCCGAGGGAAAAGTGCACCATTTTGCCATAAACGTAGACAACCTCGAAGAAGAATACGAGCGTGTCAGCAAGCTCGGGGCTCAATTCGTTGATCCTGAAATTGTCACGCTGCCAAACGGCTATCGCTATTTCTTTATCTTTGGACCTGAGGGCGAATGGGTCGAATTCCTCCAAAGATAA
- a CDS encoding GNAT family N-acetyltransferase, which yields MSIQLRSVTRENWLEALALQVKEEQKDLVPTVAVSLAKVYIKPDGDGVEYLPFAIYHEDKMVGFMMHAFVEQTSDMYWINGFLIDESQQGKGYGKAALRQMIDYITGRFSQCREVRLTVYPHNFSAFQLYRRLGFVETGEQYDGELVMRFPVAT from the coding sequence ATGAGCATTCAATTGAGGTCTGTGACCAGAGAGAATTGGTTGGAAGCGCTGGCCTTGCAAGTAAAGGAAGAGCAGAAGGACTTAGTGCCGACAGTAGCGGTGTCACTCGCAAAAGTGTACATCAAGCCGGACGGGGATGGGGTAGAGTACCTCCCTTTTGCGATTTATCACGAGGACAAGATGGTCGGATTTATGATGCATGCCTTCGTCGAACAGACGTCAGATATGTACTGGATTAATGGCTTTCTGATTGATGAGAGCCAGCAGGGAAAAGGCTACGGGAAAGCTGCTCTACGTCAGATGATTGACTATATTACAGGTCGGTTCTCTCAATGTCGGGAAGTGAGGCTGACCGTATACCCACACAATTTTTCTGCCTTCCAGCTGTATCGCCGCCTGGGATTTGTAGAAACAGGTGAGCAGTATGACGGTGAGTTGGTCATGAGATTCCCTGTTGCTACCTAG
- a CDS encoding LuxR C-terminal-related transcriptional regulator encodes MAEGIISLQSTGMVYLGEIREDIRSYPIIFSAIRERQAKFCTGLDYLKQMSTKDIMPSTIHSMLVVPICCGPVVVGYICSSDFESEPFDEHSLSSFTLYGKQVGKIMLGATGAENHQQLLSKRELEVMRRIAWGENTKEMADSMEISEFTVKQYVKSAIKKLGAQNRSHAIGELYRRGFI; translated from the coding sequence TTGGCAGAAGGAATTATTTCCCTGCAATCAACCGGGATGGTATATTTAGGGGAAATAAGGGAGGACATACGATCATACCCGATCATCTTTTCAGCGATTCGTGAACGTCAGGCAAAGTTTTGTACGGGACTCGACTATCTGAAGCAAATGAGCACCAAAGACATCATGCCATCTACGATACATTCCATGCTTGTGGTACCGATCTGCTGCGGACCTGTCGTTGTCGGATATATTTGCAGCTCCGATTTTGAGTCAGAACCATTTGATGAACACTCGCTCTCCTCATTCACGTTGTACGGGAAGCAGGTGGGCAAAATCATGTTAGGTGCAACGGGAGCAGAAAATCATCAACAGCTGTTAAGCAAAAGGGAACTGGAAGTCATGCGAAGAATAGCTTGGGGAGAAAATACGAAGGAAATGGCTGACTCGATGGAGATCAGTGAATTCACAGTAAAGCAGTACGTCAAATCCGCCATCAAAAAGCTGGGAGCACAAAATCGGTCCCATGCGATCGGGGAGCTGTATCGCAGAGGGTTCATCTAA
- a CDS encoding MerR family transcriptional regulator, translating into MDKQFAIQQAAKITGLTVHTLRYYEKIGLLDGVARNEQGYRQYSESDLAWIEFLIRLRETGMTISDMKGFSDLRSEGISTVRARRHMLEAHQEKIELQMRALEENLESIKRKIDYYKTLE; encoded by the coding sequence ATGGATAAACAATTCGCGATTCAACAAGCTGCTAAAATCACAGGACTTACCGTGCATACGTTGCGGTACTACGAAAAAATAGGATTACTGGATGGAGTAGCGCGTAATGAGCAGGGATATCGTCAGTATTCGGAGTCTGACCTAGCATGGATTGAATTCCTCATTCGCTTGCGAGAAACGGGAATGACTATCTCTGACATGAAAGGTTTTTCTGATTTACGTAGCGAGGGGATCTCTACCGTACGGGCGAGGAGGCACATGCTAGAAGCGCATCAAGAGAAGATAGAGCTTCAAATGAGAGCTCTAGAGGAAAATTTGGAGAGCATCAAAAGGAAAATTGACTACTACAAGACCCTCGAGTGA
- a CDS encoding carboxymuconolactone decarboxylase family protein, with amino-acid sequence MDTERFQRGWDKLMEVDGEGGQRVIESLKDIAPDLGRYVVEFAFGEIYSREGLDLKQRQLVTIASLTTQGGCEPQLNVHIHAALNVGLTAHEIIEAITHCIPYTGFPRVLNAIFTAKHVFEERNVVLEKNVSLGI; translated from the coding sequence ATGGATACAGAACGCTTTCAACGCGGATGGGATAAGTTAATGGAAGTGGACGGGGAAGGGGGCCAGCGTGTGATTGAATCACTGAAAGACATTGCTCCTGATCTGGGAAGGTACGTAGTGGAATTTGCATTTGGAGAGATTTATTCCAGAGAAGGTCTCGACTTAAAGCAACGACAGCTTGTGACTATAGCTTCCCTGACAACCCAAGGTGGATGTGAACCACAGCTCAATGTCCACATCCATGCAGCACTCAATGTCGGACTCACTGCCCATGAAATCATCGAAGCGATCACCCATTGCATTCCCTATACAGGTTTTCCCCGTGTGCTAAATGCTATATTTACAGCGAAGCATGTTTTTGAAGAACGAAATGTGGTTCTGGAGAAGAACGTTTCATTAGGAATCTAA
- a CDS encoding HEAT repeat domain-containing protein, whose amino-acid sequence MNTSEVKNEFPPHYEDLKKSANRTSNWRERLEAVEELGKWKDAQTIGLLKRILINDSVYKVQQAAFYKLKGFGEAVQLPPQKKGDLIKGTTKSLVRIKKSLPKGHTFEEFREKLQKMRTDIYDSYEGEKGDDFDQWLESTWSSL is encoded by the coding sequence TTGAATACGAGTGAAGTGAAAAATGAGTTTCCCCCTCATTATGAGGATTTAAAAAAATCAGCCAATCGCACGTCGAATTGGAGAGAACGTTTAGAAGCTGTTGAAGAGCTGGGTAAGTGGAAAGACGCCCAGACAATTGGTTTATTAAAGCGTATCTTGATCAACGATTCCGTGTACAAGGTACAACAAGCAGCCTTCTACAAGCTCAAGGGATTTGGCGAAGCCGTCCAATTGCCGCCACAGAAAAAAGGTGATTTGATTAAAGGAACAACCAAGAGCCTGGTAAGGATCAAGAAGAGCTTACCAAAGGGTCATACGTTTGAAGAGTTCCGAGAGAAGCTACAAAAGATGAGAACGGATATATATGATTCATACGAAGGTGAAAAAGGGGACGACTTTGACCAGTGGCTCGAAAGCACATGGTCCTCGTTGTAG
- a CDS encoding radical SAM/SPASM domain-containing protein yields the protein MKTFKKVYIEITSVCNLACSFCPPTERTKSFIKVEDFSKRLDEIKPHTNFIYLHVKGEPLLHPKIDELLDIAHEKGFKVNITTNGTLIAKNRHKLLGKPALRQMNFSLHSFDGHEGSTNREGYLREILSFVREAEQYKVIFSFRLWNLTQDNATNIQKSRNRQTLEVIEKEFGLDYKIEEMVVPGSGVRIAETVYLNQDYEFQWPSLTAPEDDGKGFCHGLRTQAAILENGTVVPCCLDGEGVINLGNINQTSFSDIVDGERANNLVDGFSRREAVEELCRRCGYRQRFGA from the coding sequence TTGAAAACGTTTAAAAAAGTTTATATAGAAATTACCAGCGTCTGCAATCTCGCCTGTAGCTTTTGCCCGCCTACGGAGCGCACGAAGAGCTTTATCAAGGTGGAAGACTTTTCGAAAAGATTAGACGAGATCAAACCGCACACCAATTTTATTTATTTGCACGTCAAAGGGGAGCCGCTTCTTCATCCCAAGATCGATGAGCTGCTAGATATCGCCCACGAAAAAGGCTTCAAGGTCAATATCACGACAAACGGTACGCTAATCGCAAAAAATCGGCATAAATTGCTCGGAAAACCTGCCCTGAGACAAATGAACTTTTCACTCCATAGCTTTGATGGACATGAGGGTTCTACCAACCGCGAAGGATATTTGCGGGAGATCCTCTCCTTTGTTCGGGAGGCCGAGCAGTATAAAGTCATCTTTTCCTTCCGCCTGTGGAACCTGACGCAAGACAACGCCACAAACATTCAAAAGAGTAGAAATCGCCAGACGCTCGAAGTGATCGAGAAGGAATTTGGCCTGGATTATAAGATCGAAGAAATGGTAGTGCCCGGCAGCGGTGTGAGAATCGCCGAAACCGTCTATTTAAACCAAGATTATGAGTTCCAGTGGCCGAGCTTGACAGCGCCTGAGGATGATGGAAAAGGCTTCTGTCATGGCCTTCGCACACAGGCAGCCATTCTCGAAAACGGGACTGTCGTGCCATGCTGTCTAGATGGCGAAGGGGTCATCAATCTAGGCAACATCAACCAGACATCCTTTTCCGACATCGTGGATGGCGAGCGCGCGAATAACCTCGTCGATGGATTTTCTCGCAGGGAGGCTGTCGAGGAATTGTGTAGAAGATGCGGGTATCGCCAGCGGTTTGGAGCGTAA
- a CDS encoding YhcN/YlaJ family sporulation lipoprotein, with protein sequence MRTILLVVSMCLFVAGCNPQSNQQAKTKSAAEDPLCKPTPIRYYDSEQKAKAITEQVKGIDKAVAVRIDDELDVAIEVSNFNRFRLESIEKEVGEKLKNSFPDAKIHVTSDKRLIKELQNLNSTPWAADNQAEACKQKKTLKQIEKDMKG encoded by the coding sequence TTGCGTACCATACTACTTGTCGTGTCTATGTGTCTATTCGTTGCAGGCTGCAATCCGCAATCAAATCAACAGGCAAAGACCAAGTCTGCAGCAGAAGATCCGCTGTGCAAACCGACCCCGATTCGTTACTATGATTCGGAACAGAAAGCAAAAGCAATAACAGAACAGGTAAAGGGCATTGACAAAGCTGTCGCCGTTCGGATCGACGATGAGTTGGATGTTGCTATTGAAGTGAGCAACTTTAATCGCTTTCGCTTGGAATCCATTGAAAAAGAAGTAGGGGAAAAATTAAAAAACAGTTTTCCAGATGCCAAGATTCACGTAACGTCGGATAAGAGATTGATCAAGGAGTTGCAAAATCTCAACAGTACTCCTTGGGCGGCGGACAATCAAGCTGAAGCCTGCAAGCAAAAGAAAACACTAAAACAAATTGAAAAAGACATGAAGGGGTAG
- a CDS encoding DinB family protein, whose product MFQTLDHFLKSWEFEAAATQKLLSNLTDESLKQEITSQNWTLGRIAWHTVAAIRIITSNTNLTFDAPAEDYPVPTTAQFIADSYHQASNAFVKALKKEWSDHTLQERIEFIGQQMPNGSLLMFLIQHQGHHRGQMTVLMRQAGLTVPGIFGPSKEEWAKFGMEAPQM is encoded by the coding sequence ATGTTCCAAACCTTAGACCATTTTTTAAAATCTTGGGAGTTCGAAGCTGCTGCTACGCAGAAACTACTGAGTAATCTGACTGATGAATCACTGAAACAGGAAATAACTTCTCAAAATTGGACTTTAGGACGTATTGCTTGGCATACAGTTGCTGCCATTCGTATTATTACTTCAAATACAAACTTAACTTTTGATGCCCCAGCCGAAGATTATCCCGTTCCTACTACGGCTCAGTTTATAGCAGACAGTTATCATCAAGCTAGTAATGCATTTGTAAAAGCATTAAAAAAAGAATGGTCTGACCATACACTACAAGAACGTATCGAATTTATAGGTCAACAGATGCCAAATGGTTCACTATTAATGTTTTTGATTCAACATCAAGGCCACCATCGAGGACAAATGACGGTTCTTATGCGACAGGCAGGATTAACTGTCCCAGGAATTTTTGGCCCTTCAAAAGAGGAATGGGCAAAGTTTGGTATGGAAGCCCCTCAAATGTAG
- a CDS encoding amidohydrolase: protein MKKKWTLLSVMAVALASVTFSTTHAIEKKNADLIIKNGHVLTMNSKKDRFANGTIVVKDNKIVAVGDEKLADEYSAPKVVDAGGDIVMPGMVNTHNHVPMVAFRSIGEEGVGNRLFEVFFPLEGKLLSRDLIYKASIHGVIEMAMGGVTTYSDMYYHEDEIAKATETIGIRGVLGETVISSPVVDAPKPYGGLQYAEEFIKQYKNNDLIIPAVAPHATYTVSPEMLKASKALADKYKVPFIIHAAEFADETQRIEKKFGVKSDSVIKYFDSIGILDKNTILAHAIHISDEDIQLIKQRGASIAHNPIANTKGATGVAPAIKIDQAGIAMGLGTDGPMSSNTMDVFGTMGYAARVHKLVNKDQSLMPPSKVVELATIGGAKALGLGDKIGSLEEGKLADIIIVDVHAPNTFPTYDPYATLAYAAGPQNVTDVIVNGKIIVENKMLKTYDYQTDLKDMTDIYNKVKEVEQTLEFHKNKPQK, encoded by the coding sequence ATGAAGAAGAAATGGACTTTATTATCTGTAATGGCCGTAGCACTCGCCTCGGTAACTTTTTCAACGACTCATGCTATCGAGAAGAAAAATGCTGATCTCATCATCAAAAATGGACATGTCCTGACCATGAACAGCAAGAAGGATCGCTTTGCCAACGGAACAATTGTTGTTAAGGACAACAAGATCGTGGCCGTCGGCGATGAAAAGCTGGCGGATGAATACAGCGCACCCAAGGTTGTAGATGCAGGCGGAGATATTGTGATGCCCGGCATGGTGAACACCCATAACCACGTGCCGATGGTCGCTTTCCGCAGCATCGGGGAGGAGGGGGTTGGAAACAGACTGTTCGAGGTCTTTTTCCCGCTGGAGGGCAAGCTTCTCTCCCGTGACCTGATCTATAAAGCGTCCATCCACGGTGTCATCGAAATGGCCATGGGTGGAGTGACCACCTACTCCGATATGTACTATCACGAAGACGAAATCGCAAAGGCGACAGAAACCATTGGGATCAGAGGGGTGCTGGGAGAGACCGTCATTAGTTCTCCCGTCGTAGATGCTCCAAAGCCGTACGGTGGACTCCAATATGCCGAGGAGTTCATTAAGCAGTATAAAAACAATGATTTGATTATACCTGCCGTGGCTCCACATGCTACATACACAGTAAGCCCTGAGATGCTCAAGGCGTCGAAGGCTCTGGCTGACAAATACAAGGTACCGTTTATCATTCACGCAGCCGAGTTTGCTGACGAGACGCAGCGAATCGAGAAAAAGTTTGGTGTGAAATCCGATTCAGTGATCAAATATTTTGACTCAATCGGGATTTTGGACAAGAACACCATTTTGGCCCATGCCATCCACATCTCGGATGAGGATATCCAATTGATAAAACAAAGAGGGGCTTCCATTGCCCACAATCCGATCGCCAATACAAAGGGAGCGACAGGTGTTGCTCCTGCCATCAAGATTGATCAGGCAGGCATCGCAATGGGACTGGGAACGGACGGACCAATGAGCTCCAACACGATGGATGTATTTGGAACCATGGGATATGCTGCTCGCGTCCATAAACTGGTAAACAAAGACCAAAGTCTGATGCCGCCAAGCAAGGTAGTGGAGCTGGCCACCATCGGAGGAGCCAAGGCACTAGGCCTCGGAGACAAAATCGGATCCTTGGAAGAAGGTAAACTTGCGGACATCATCATAGTCGATGTCCATGCTCCGAACACATTCCCAACCTACGATCCGTACGCGACGCTTGCTTATGCTGCCGGCCCACAAAACGTAACCGATGTGATCGTCAACGGGAAAATCATCGTAGAAAACAAAATGCTGAAGACCTATGACTATCAGACGGATTTGAAAGACATGACCGACATATACAACAAAGTAAAAGAAGTGGAACAAACATTAGAATTCCACAAAAACAAACCGCAAAAATAG
- the pdxR gene encoding MocR-like pyridoxine biosynthesis transcription factor PdxR: MKNTIFTFKDNSPKYKQIYEKFKSFIEQGDIKADEPLPSIRQLADSLHVSRNTTLMAYEQLVAEGYIRGEGRKGYFVNELEPLLFQEARSSSNHKQTEPVPPIRIDFRADVVDQSHFPLKMWRRISNQVLTVKDSFRYGEPFGELCLREQIAAYILQSRGVRTDPNAIIIGSSTQQMLVYLGIVLKHDFSSIIVEDPGYDGAREAFQLNSFTLEMLPVYETGADFSHLEHMKSRLIYVAPSHHSPYGVSMPIQQRHALIHWAKKMQGYIIEDDYDSEFRYTQQPFPALASIDSTRVIYLGNFSKCFLPGIRLSYMVLPQPLINGYKNQFTHFESTTSLLSQFSMAKFMEEGEWNRHIKRMRLVYKRKMQHLVFELRNHFKRNIFIIGEHSGLYLLVKVHLERSEEWLIQQASIQGVKVYPTSLFFIKNKTDKPIIKLGFSNLSCDEIQLGVKLLKKAWL; the protein is encoded by the coding sequence ATGAAAAACACCATTTTTACCTTCAAAGATAACTCTCCTAAATACAAACAAATCTACGAGAAATTTAAATCATTTATTGAGCAAGGCGACATAAAAGCGGATGAGCCATTGCCCTCCATTCGTCAACTTGCAGATTCCTTACATGTAAGCCGTAATACAACATTAATGGCATATGAACAACTTGTTGCTGAAGGGTATATTCGTGGAGAGGGCCGAAAAGGTTATTTTGTAAATGAATTAGAGCCCCTTTTATTTCAAGAGGCTCGCAGCTCTTCTAATCACAAGCAAACAGAGCCGGTACCACCTATTCGCATTGATTTCCGCGCAGACGTCGTCGATCAATCGCATTTCCCTTTAAAAATGTGGAGGAGGATCTCGAATCAAGTATTAACGGTAAAGGACAGCTTTCGATACGGGGAACCTTTTGGCGAATTGTGCCTACGCGAACAAATCGCAGCATATATACTCCAGTCTCGTGGGGTGAGAACAGACCCAAATGCAATCATTATCGGAAGTAGTACCCAACAAATGCTTGTGTATCTCGGTATTGTCCTGAAACATGATTTTTCTAGCATTATTGTGGAGGATCCTGGTTACGATGGCGCTAGGGAAGCTTTTCAATTAAATAGTTTTACGCTTGAAATGTTACCCGTTTATGAGACAGGTGCAGATTTTTCACACTTAGAACATATGAAATCACGATTAATTTATGTGGCGCCGTCCCATCACAGTCCATACGGGGTAAGCATGCCCATTCAACAAAGGCATGCACTTATCCATTGGGCAAAAAAGATGCAAGGATATATTATCGAAGACGATTATGATAGTGAATTTCGCTATACACAACAACCATTTCCCGCTCTCGCTTCCATAGATTCAACGAGAGTTATTTATCTTGGAAATTTCTCAAAGTGCTTTCTTCCAGGAATTCGTTTAAGTTATATGGTCTTGCCGCAGCCACTTATAAACGGTTATAAAAATCAATTCACACATTTCGAGAGTACCACTTCACTACTCAGCCAATTCTCAATGGCGAAATTTATGGAAGAAGGGGAATGGAATCGCCATATTAAGCGCATGCGTCTTGTTTATAAACGTAAAATGCAGCACTTAGTTTTTGAATTAAGGAATCATTTCAAGCGAAATATATTTATAATTGGCGAGCATTCTGGTTTGTACTTATTAGTCAAAGTACACTTGGAGCGTTCAGAAGAATGGCTTATTCAACAAGCTTCCATTCAGGGGGTTAAAGTCTATCCTACTTCACTCTTCTTCATTAAAAACAAAACCGATAAGCCAATTATTAAACTTGGTTTCAGTAATTTATCATGTGATGAAATCCAGCTTGGTGTGAAGCTGTTAAAAAAGGCTTGGTTATAA
- a CDS encoding FMN-binding negative transcriptional regulator, translating to MYIPKQYRMEHDEAVQMMKSYPFALLVTVNEHRPLATHIPLEIREDEGKIFATGHIAYGNMQKKTLDNNSDVLLIFQGPHAYISSSWYECDEVPTWDYLAVHAYGTARVLTKDELKSALDSMLKHYESHRENGRLWDTFNPELLESELKGIVGFEIEITSIQASAKMSQNRNNTDYKSIVAELEKSNEQGEIQVAQWMREQRKDLFK from the coding sequence GTGTACATTCCGAAGCAATATCGTATGGAACATGATGAGGCCGTTCAAATGATGAAGTCTTACCCGTTTGCCTTATTGGTTACTGTTAATGAACATCGCCCGTTGGCTACGCACATTCCGTTGGAAATTCGTGAAGATGAAGGGAAAATCTTTGCGACTGGGCACATTGCATACGGAAACATGCAGAAGAAAACTTTGGATAATAATAGTGATGTTTTACTTATTTTTCAAGGACCGCACGCTTACATTTCGTCAAGTTGGTATGAGTGCGACGAGGTTCCCACATGGGACTATCTCGCTGTACATGCTTATGGAACAGCACGTGTACTCACAAAGGATGAGCTGAAATCGGCTTTGGATTCTATGCTTAAACACTATGAATCTCACCGAGAAAATGGTCGGCTCTGGGATACGTTTAATCCTGAGTTGCTTGAGAGCGAATTGAAAGGAATAGTTGGTTTTGAAATTGAAATCACCTCTATTCAAGCTTCAGCCAAAATGAGCCAGAATCGTAATAACACCGATTATAAATCGATTGTTGCTGAGCTTGAAAAATCTAATGAACAAGGGGAAATTCAGGTTGCTCAGTGGATGCGTGAGCAACGGAAAGATTTATTTAAATGA
- a CDS encoding LysE family translocator: protein MEFSTIWLFVIAAATLLIIPGPAVFYIMARSIDQGKKAGLVSVLGVSLGGSVHVLAGAIGVSAILMTSATAFHIVKYLGAAYLIYLGCKTLFSSDSTTSEIPKAPRKKLLKIFYESALVEVMNPKTALFFLAFFPQFISPSAGSVTIQFLLLGTIFIILAFISDGLYAVLAASIRKRIKVSSKLQNRISGYLYIVLGVFSAFASPSKK, encoded by the coding sequence ATGGAGTTTTCAACTATTTGGCTATTTGTAATTGCTGCTGCTACATTGTTAATAATACCTGGACCGGCTGTGTTCTATATTATGGCAAGAAGTATAGATCAAGGGAAGAAAGCAGGCCTGGTATCTGTTCTTGGAGTATCTCTTGGTGGTTCTGTTCACGTTTTAGCTGGAGCAATTGGAGTTTCTGCGATCCTTATGACATCAGCAACAGCCTTTCATATCGTTAAATACTTGGGTGCTGCTTATCTTATCTATTTAGGGTGTAAGACTTTATTTTCTTCTGATAGTACGACTTCAGAAATCCCAAAAGCCCCTCGCAAAAAATTACTAAAGATTTTTTACGAATCAGCACTCGTAGAAGTAATGAATCCTAAGACAGCACTCTTTTTTTTAGCCTTCTTTCCGCAATTCATATCACCTTCTGCTGGATCAGTTACAATACAATTTTTGCTTTTAGGAACGATATTTATTATCCTAGCTTTTATTAGTGATGGCCTGTATGCAGTTCTTGCAGCAAGTATTAGAAAGCGGATTAAAGTGAGTTCAAAGTTACAGAATCGGATATCTGGTTATTTATACATTGTTCTAGGGGTATTCTCCGCCTTTGCGAGCCCCTCCAAAAAATAA
- a CDS encoding B3/B4 domain-containing protein, giving the protein MPRFIIEDDFWSLFPHAKIGTVICQGIDNSIRDVEMYEKLLQEAEKEAHKFLSLEEFSSNPVIFVWREAFQKFKTKKGARCSIEALLKRVKNGNHIGTINPLVDIYNSISLRYGLPCGGEDIDTFVGDIRLTQANGNEPFIPLGSDENAPPYEGEIVYKDDNGAICRCWNWREAQRTMLTENTKNAFLCIELIDETRSDEFHMALKELSDLVSHNLGGIVKIEVLDSNNREITIFG; this is encoded by the coding sequence ATGCCTAGATTTATCATTGAAGATGATTTTTGGTCGTTATTCCCTCATGCAAAAATAGGCACCGTTATTTGCCAGGGGATTGATAATTCAATAAGGGACGTTGAAATGTACGAGAAGCTACTGCAGGAGGCAGAGAAAGAAGCACATAAATTCTTAAGTCTGGAGGAATTCAGTAGTAATCCAGTCATATTCGTTTGGCGAGAAGCTTTTCAGAAATTCAAGACAAAGAAAGGGGCAAGGTGTTCCATTGAAGCTTTATTAAAAAGAGTGAAAAATGGCAATCATATCGGAACAATAAACCCGCTTGTTGACATCTATAATTCAATTTCATTGCGTTATGGGCTTCCGTGTGGTGGAGAAGATATCGACACTTTTGTAGGCGATATTCGGCTAACGCAGGCAAATGGTAACGAACCGTTTATCCCATTGGGAAGTGATGAAAATGCTCCGCCATATGAAGGTGAAATTGTTTACAAAGATGATAACGGTGCAATATGCAGATGCTGGAATTGGCGTGAAGCTCAGAGGACGATGCTAACAGAAAATACGAAAAATGCATTCCTTTGTATTGAATTAATAGATGAAACAAGAAGCGATGAGTTTCATATGGCGCTTAAAGAATTGTCTGATTTAGTGTCACATAATCTTGGTGGTATTGTGAAGATTGAAGTGTTAGATAGTAATAATAGGGAAATTACAATCTTTGGTTAA
- a CDS encoding HutD/Ves family protein has translation MTYTVNIIPKQDQQTSRWSGGTTTQLSIYPNHADYGQRNFIWRLSSAAVEIKESEFTRLPGYWRHLMILEGELDIEHEGHHRIRLKPFEQDSFSGDWSTRSFGKVKDFNLMLAEGCHGKLEAIRLESGSTRTIECSWPEGSLVRWEAFYAAAGQMRIRMNGGRELDLAEGDLLLVTCDDPNGHSVRIELAGAGAAIRANLFMMI, from the coding sequence ATGACGTATACCGTTAATATCATTCCCAAGCAGGATCAACAAACGAGCCGGTGGTCGGGTGGGACCACGACACAGCTCTCTATTTATCCGAATCATGCCGATTACGGCCAGCGCAACTTCATCTGGAGGCTCAGCTCGGCTGCCGTAGAGATCAAGGAGTCGGAGTTTACCCGGCTTCCGGGTTATTGGCGCCACCTGATGATTTTGGAAGGGGAGCTTGACATTGAGCATGAAGGGCATCATCGTATCCGTCTCAAGCCTTTCGAACAGGATAGCTTCAGCGGAGATTGGTCCACGCGCAGTTTCGGCAAAGTAAAAGATTTTAACCTGATGCTGGCGGAAGGCTGCCATGGAAAGCTTGAGGCGATTCGTCTTGAGTCAGGGTCCACCCGTACCATCGAATGCTCTTGGCCCGAAGGATCCCTTGTGCGATGGGAAGCTTTCTATGCCGCTGCGGGGCAGATGCGAATTCGGATGAATGGCGGAAGGGAGCTGGACTTGGCGGAAGGCGATTTGCTGCTCGTGACTTGTGACGATCCGAATGGGCACAGCGTCCGGATCGAGTTGGCCGGTGCCGGAGCTGCAATCCGAGCGAATTTGTTTATGATGATTTAA
- a CDS encoding penicillin-binding transpeptidase domain-containing protein produces MTPLHVADAYRAFVNGGNMIKLVLEYDGRTIGEVWKSGLMSPEVSRLWTAKMTKVIQNPAGTGYGARIEGLPLAGKTGTAELKQKKGEAGQENGWFVAFTPTSRTCLLP; encoded by the coding sequence ATGACGCCGTTGCATGTCGCAGACGCTTACAGGGCATTCGTGAACGGCGGCAATATGATCAAGCTGGTTCTGGAGTATGACGGACGGACGATCGGCGAAGTTTGGAAGAGCGGCTTGATGAGTCCTGAAGTGAGCCGCTTATGGACGGCCAAAATGACGAAAGTCATTCAAAACCCCGCGGGCACCGGGTACGGGGCGAGAATCGAAGGACTTCCGCTGGCAGGCAAGACAGGGACGGCCGAGCTGAAGCAAAAGAAAGGGGAGGCCGGACAAGAAAACGGGTGGTTCGTGGCCTTTACACCGACAAGCCGAACCTGCTTGTTGCCGTAA